One stretch of Pedobacter riviphilus DNA includes these proteins:
- a CDS encoding RNA polymerase sigma-70 factor: MELTAVASEISHQYHDDTAFEHLFKTHYNALHAYAQVILKDEDVAEEIVQGMFLKFWEKRENLKIQSIKAYLYKCVYNDSLNYIKQEKTKSKYQEFTVHTMNTEHEPAAAKVEFSELQQHLRDALNHLPEQCRTIFQMSRFEELKYREIADHLGLSIKTVENQMGKALRILRLKLADFLVFILLGLWYYNDFFN, translated from the coding sequence GTGGAATTAACAGCAGTAGCTTCCGAAATTAGCCATCAATACCATGATGATACCGCATTTGAACATTTGTTCAAAACGCATTACAATGCGCTGCATGCTTATGCTCAGGTGATTTTAAAGGATGAAGATGTTGCTGAGGAAATTGTACAGGGAATGTTCTTGAAGTTTTGGGAAAAAAGGGAAAACCTTAAAATACAATCTATAAAAGCATACCTCTACAAATGTGTTTACAACGATAGTTTAAACTATATTAAACAGGAAAAAACCAAAAGCAAATACCAGGAATTTACGGTACACACCATGAATACAGAACATGAACCTGCCGCTGCAAAAGTTGAGTTTTCAGAGCTACAGCAGCATTTAAGAGATGCCCTGAATCATTTACCCGAGCAATGCCGCACCATTTTCCAAATGAGCAGGTTCGAAGAATTGAAATACCGCGAAATTGCCGATCATTTAGGTCTATCAATCAAAACGGTAGAAAATCAAATGGGAAAGGCTTTAAGGATTTTAAGACTAAAACTTGCCGATTTCCTGGTGTTTATTTTACTCGGATTATGGTATTACAACGATTTTTTTAATTAG
- a CDS encoding FecR family protein — protein sequence MTDELLIKVLLKESTIEENEKVENWLNAAEANKKHFLQLETIWNVSNTLKNENKRDEEQAWASFKTRRADLKPAVNNIKPLNLGKIWLRIAAVLFIAVGGWVAYSLYSRGNYTELAATNQVRTETLPDGSALTLNKNSKISYAANFKNNRKLKLEQGDVFFDVAKDKIHPFVIDIEKISVEVVGTSFNIKHIKKDTEINVETGIVKVRLANNEIKLYKGEKIYIDGNTSKLVKEQSTDQLYNYYRSNMFQANNIALSKLVITLNEAYGSNITLDEKIKGLTINTTLKMGSINQNLEIICQTLNLQLSRNGNSILLSAKK from the coding sequence ATGACTGATGAATTATTGATAAAGGTTCTTCTAAAAGAAAGTACTATAGAAGAAAACGAAAAGGTAGAAAACTGGCTAAATGCTGCTGAGGCCAATAAAAAACATTTCTTGCAGTTAGAAACCATCTGGAACGTAAGCAACACCCTAAAAAACGAAAATAAAAGGGATGAAGAACAGGCATGGGCAAGTTTTAAGACAAGAAGAGCAGATTTAAAACCAGCGGTCAACAATATTAAGCCATTAAATCTTGGTAAGATTTGGCTAAGGATAGCTGCGGTATTGTTTATTGCGGTGGGCGGTTGGGTGGCATATAGTTTATACAGCCGCGGAAATTATACTGAACTCGCGGCTACCAACCAGGTGCGCACCGAAACCTTGCCCGATGGATCGGCCCTTACCTTAAACAAGAATTCTAAAATAAGTTATGCTGCTAACTTTAAAAACAACAGAAAACTGAAATTGGAACAAGGTGATGTATTTTTTGATGTAGCTAAAGATAAAATCCATCCTTTTGTTATCGACATTGAAAAAATCAGTGTAGAAGTGGTAGGTACCTCGTTCAACATTAAGCATATAAAAAAGGATACCGAAATTAACGTAGAAACCGGGATTGTGAAGGTTCGCCTGGCCAACAATGAAATTAAGCTTTATAAGGGCGAAAAGATCTATATCGACGGAAATACCAGCAAACTGGTAAAAGAACAAAGCACCGATCAACTTTATAATTACTACCGTAGCAACATGTTCCAGGCCAATAATATTGCTTTATCCAAACTGGTGATTACCTTGAACGAGGCTTATGGAAGCAACATCACTTTAGATGAAAAGATTAAGGGCTTAACCATTAATACCACTTTAAAAATGGGATCGATAAACCAGAATCTTGAAATTATCTGCCAAACCTTAAATTTACAGTTATCCCGTAACGGCAACAGCATTTTGTTGTCTGCTAAAAAATAA
- a CDS encoding STN and carboxypeptidase regulatory-like domain-containing protein, which translates to MKTKLIILLLFISGYCSAQVTTVDYRRNLSKGVSLNVKQERIGNVLQMISKAGGFYFSYNGVLFRQDSLVSLNVKNVPVREVLDQLFDGKVDYKENAEYIILRYAVNHLTIEAEHIANGDNEYAISGYVVDTRTGNKVKQASVYEKKLLQAALTDNNGHFTLRFRGEHSGVILTASKETYRDTALVFLADINIKPGKYEDPDKEKGAFFTNTFGGRGIWRFLLSSKQRIQNLNIPNFLAQTPFQASFTPGLSSHGSMSSSVVNKVSLNILGGYTAGTNGFEIAGAFNLTKGDIKKIQVAGLFNVVGGSVKGTQFSGAYNDVNRNVDGLQVSGLLNRVENKVRGVQLAGVGNLSGKDVKGAQVAGLINVSKNTTGVQLAGVLNKTSGRLKGMQLAGLVNHAQNMDGFQLGVVNLADSSSGISIGLINLSNNGYRKIMVYSNEVINTNIAFKTGNAKLYTLLIAGKNFSDTAHAFTFGLGLGHDFILNKRFSIAAEGTIQSIYLGNFEEANNLYRIQSYLQVNALSRLTFFAGPAYSYYVRRGVVPSENYKKELAPAWQHSFKNGAQGWLGWNFGFMFSL; encoded by the coding sequence ATGAAGACAAAACTGATTATCTTATTGCTCTTTATTTCGGGCTATTGTAGCGCACAGGTTACCACCGTTGATTATAGAAGGAATTTATCAAAAGGAGTAAGTTTAAATGTTAAGCAGGAACGGATTGGCAATGTTTTGCAGATGATAAGCAAAGCTGGCGGATTCTATTTTTCTTACAACGGAGTATTATTCCGACAGGATAGCCTGGTTAGCCTGAATGTGAAAAATGTTCCGGTGCGCGAGGTTTTAGATCAGCTATTTGATGGTAAGGTAGATTATAAAGAAAATGCCGAATACATTATTCTTCGTTATGCCGTAAATCATTTAACAATAGAAGCAGAGCACATTGCTAATGGCGACAATGAATATGCAATAAGCGGTTATGTAGTTGATACCAGAACCGGAAATAAAGTTAAACAGGCCAGTGTTTACGAAAAAAAACTGCTTCAGGCTGCGCTTACAGATAACAATGGTCATTTTACCTTGCGTTTTAGGGGCGAGCACAGTGGCGTAATTTTAACGGCAAGTAAAGAAACCTATCGCGATACAGCCCTGGTTTTTTTGGCTGACATCAATATAAAGCCCGGGAAATACGAAGATCCAGATAAGGAGAAGGGCGCATTTTTTACCAACACTTTTGGAGGACGAGGGATATGGCGTTTTTTGCTCTCCTCAAAGCAACGTATCCAGAATCTGAATATTCCTAATTTTTTGGCACAGACACCTTTTCAGGCATCGTTTACCCCTGGCTTAAGCTCGCATGGCAGCATGAGTTCGAGTGTAGTAAACAAGGTATCTTTAAATATACTTGGTGGTTATACTGCCGGAACAAATGGCTTTGAAATAGCGGGGGCGTTTAATTTAACCAAAGGCGATATTAAAAAGATTCAGGTAGCAGGTTTATTCAATGTAGTGGGCGGATCAGTAAAAGGCACTCAATTTTCGGGTGCCTACAACGATGTAAATAGGAATGTAGATGGTTTACAGGTGTCCGGTTTGTTGAACAGGGTAGAAAATAAGGTAAGGGGAGTACAATTGGCGGGGGTTGGTAACCTCTCGGGCAAAGATGTTAAAGGAGCGCAGGTAGCCGGACTGATTAATGTGAGCAAAAATACCACAGGAGTTCAGCTGGCAGGTGTATTGAATAAAACATCGGGCCGTTTAAAGGGTATGCAGCTTGCCGGATTGGTTAACCATGCTCAAAATATGGACGGTTTTCAACTTGGCGTGGTAAATCTGGCCGATTCATCATCAGGCATCAGTATTGGGTTGATCAACCTATCCAATAATGGCTACCGCAAAATAATGGTCTATAGCAATGAGGTAATCAATACCAACATCGCCTTTAAAACCGGAAATGCCAAATTATACACCTTATTAATTGCAGGTAAAAATTTTTCTGATACTGCCCATGCATTTACTTTTGGATTAGGCCTTGGTCATGATTTTATATTAAACAAACGCTTCTCCATCGCCGCCGAAGGAACGATCCAATCTATATATCTCGGCAATTTTGAAGAAGCAAACAACCTGTACAGGATACAGAGCTACTTACAGGTTAACGCTTTATCCCGTCTTACTTTTTTTGCCGGACCTGCTTACTCATATTATGTAAGGAGAGGAGTAGTTCCTAGTGAAAATTATAAAAAGGAATTAGCTCCTGCCTGGCAGCACAGCTTTAAAAACGGTG